The Jiangella sp. DSM 45060 genome contains the following window.
TCCCGACGGCAGCTGCACGCAGGCCAACGGCTACATCGAAGAGGGCGACAACCAGCTGCTCGACGGCTTCCACGCGCTCTGGTTCGCCCGCTCACGCTGCGGCAGCGACGACTACGAGCGCATGGAGCGGCAGCGCTGCGTCATGAACGCCATCGTCGACAAGGCCGACCCCGCCACGCTGCTCAGCCAGTACCAGAGCCTGGCGTCGGCGGCCGGCGACATCATCACCTCCGACGTGCCGGCCGACCTGTTCCCGGCGTTGATCGAGCTGATGGTGAAGGTCCGCACCCAGCCGCTGGAGAGCCTGACGCTCGACAACGAGTTCTTCGGCAGCATGGGCACGACGTCCAGCGACCCCGACTACGACCAGCTGCACGCGCGCATCCAGGAGATCCTGGCGGGCACTCCGGCCACGCCCGACGCCGGTGAGACGCCGCCGGCCGACGAGGACACCACCGAGGCGACCGGCCAGAACGCCAGCAGCGAACGCTCCGGCGCCGCCGTCGAGCAGGCCTCCGGCGAGGCCGAGGAGCCGGCCGAGGAACCGGCCGACGAGCCCACCGACGGCGCGACGGACGAGCCCGCGGCCGACGAGCCGGTCGACGCCGGCGCGGTCTGCTGACTCACTCGTACAGCACGTAGTCCGGCGTCGGCACCAGCGCCAGCACCTCGGCGGGCGTCATCAGCGGCCCGCGCTCCGCATCCTCGTCGAAGAACAGCTTGAACCCGGCGGCGACGTGCGGCGGCTTGGTGCCCATGAGCGTCGTCCAGGTGCGCTCCTTGTCGGCGCGGCTGCCGATGCCGTCGACGCTCTTGACGGTGACGACGCCCGGGTGCGGCCGCAGCGCCGCCTCGTCCGCGACGACCGACGCGTGCAGCTGGTGGAACACCATGACCTTCTCCGGCAGGTCGTGCTCGGTGACCAGCGCCGACAGGTAGGCGGCGACGGAGTCCAGTTCGGCGCCGGTGGTGCTGCCGAAGACGTCGCCGGGGACCTCGTCCGGTCCGACCGCCCACTCGGGGTCCAGCGCCAGCCCGACGTCGGGCTCGCTCAGCCACGGTTCCAGCCGGGTCACCTCGTCGAGGAAGCCGGCCCGGCCGGGCTGGACGTTGAGCAGCAGCAGCGCCCCGTGCCGCCGGGCCGCGTCCAGGTACGCCGTGATGACGTCGTCCGGCTCGTGCGTGCGGTACAGCCCGTCGGCGGCGGGCGAGTCGTGCGCGATGACGGTGATCAGCTCGAAGACCGGCAGGACGGTGCGGCCGTCGCCGTCGTACTCGGCGGCGACGGCGTCGATCTGCTCGGCGGCCGCGTCCAGGCCGTCCGGGGTGAGCCGTCCGAACGCCGGGGAGCGGCCGCCGGCGAAACCGACGAGGCGGTGCTCGGGCAGGATCGTCGTCCCGCCGCCCGGCAACGTGGGCGACGGCGTGGGTGACGGCGTGGGCGTCTGGTCCGGCGGGGGCGACGCGGGCTCCGACACGGACGGCGTCGTCGGCGTGGGCCGGCCGCCGGCCGCGCCGTCATCGTCGTCGGCGCAACCGGCCATCGCCAGCGCGGCGATCGTCAGCAGGAGAACAGCTCTACGCACTCCTGCCTAGTGTGCCGGATCAGGCGAGATCGTCCTGGCCCGAGAGCGGCCGGTAGCCGCGGTCGCGGTTGAGCCGGCCGCGCAGCTCGCGGGCCAGCACCCGCGGCTCGACGTCGATGGACGCGGTGCGGATGAGGCTCTGCCGCCCGCCGGAGAGGTCGACGGAGACGATGGCGCCGTCGGTCTGCACCTTGCGGACGTCGCGCCACGGCACCCGCCGCCCGACGCCGAACCCCGTCGCGTTGACGAAGCCGTCGTCGTCGAGCACCAGCCGGGTGCCGCGACCGAGCACCCGCAGCACCCCGACCAGCAGGATGACCAGCGACACCGCCGCGGCCAGCGCCAGCAGCACCAGCAGGACGGCCTGCAGCCAGCCGGGGAGGTCGACGGCCAGCACGACGGTCAGCGCGATGGTGACGAGACCGAGACCGGCGGCGCCGACTCCGACGCCGCGGACCGCGAGCTGGGTCGGTGGGCCGTAGACCGTGCGTGTCACGGACCCAGTGTGTCACGCGAGCGCAGGTCAGCCCGCGTGGAGGTCAGGCCGTGGAGGCCATGCGGGCGCGGTTCTCGGCGATGATCCGGCACAGCGGGCAGAGGTCGAGCCCGTGCAGCCGGCTCCAGCCGGAGAGCGTCGCGCGTGCGTGATGTGGCGTCGATCCGAGGTTCCCCAGGTCGCCGCATTGATCGCAGACGATGGCCACCCGTGTGCTCATGGTCTCCTGCCTGTTCGTCGTGCGCCGCCCCCGGCGCTTCCCACCCGTCTCCAGGATGCCCGACGGACGGCGTCGCGGTGGGCCGAAACGATCAATTGGCGGTGACGGCGGCGAGGATGGCCGCGATGCGGTGTGCCGGCAGCTCGACCAGCGACGACTCGAGCACGTGCGGCGGCAGCCCGGACGCGTTGACGATGCGCCGCGCCTCGTTCTTGGTGAGCGGCTCGCCGCCCGTGCGCCGGCCGGCCTTGACCAGGGCGTCGCGCCAGGCAGAGCCGAGGCGCCTGTGCGCGGCGTCGAGCAGGAATCGCCGGGCGACGTCGGCGGGCGGGAGATCGGCGGCGTCGACGGCGACGGCCTCGACGATCGCGTGTTTCGGGTCGGGGGTGCTGCGCCGGAACCGCAGCCGCCACTTCGCGCCGACCAGCCGCTGCAGCTCCTGCTGCCCGGCCTGCGACGTGACCGCCGGGTGGGTGTTCTGGACGGCGAGCGCGAGGCGCCGTACGTCGAGCGCGAGCAGGGTGCGCAGCAGCCAGGTGTTCGGGTCGCCGACGAGGTGGACGGCGACCGCGGCCGTCCGGGCGTGCGGGATGGCGGCTGCGGCCCGGCCGGCGAACACGTCGCCGAGCGCGATGCCGCCGGGCGGTCGCCGCAGCGCGACGACGGCACCGACGTCCAGCGACTCGGGTCCCGCGGCGGCGTCGAGCAGCGCCGTCATGACGTCGTGGGTGTCGGGCCGGCCGCTCTCCAGCGACTGTGGCCCGTGCGTGTAGATGGCCTCCTGGGTCGCCCGCGGCAGCGCCTTCCACGTGGCCGCCGTCGGCTGGAGGACGTAGAGGTCGCTGGCGCTGCCGATGGCCTGGGCGCCGTCATAGCGGTTGAAGTGCGGCAGCATCGCCTCGGTGACCAGCGACAGGCCGACCAGCTCGCGCTGCACCTTGAGCCCGAGCGCCGGCTGGTGGCGGCCGTGGCCGTAGGCCAGGACCAGGCGGCCGTTGGCGTGGTCGCGCAGGCTCTCGAGGCCGCGGGTGAGGAACAGCCGGACGCCCTCGGGGGTGTACGGCGGATCGGTGACGACGAGGTCGCCCACCTCGCGCGCGACGGACGGCAGCCCGGCCCGGAAGTCGGCCCACACGGTGCGGATCGGCAGGCCGAGCGCGGCGGCCCGCTCGTCGACGTACGCCAGCAGTTCCTCGTCGAGGTCCGCGACGACGACGTTCACCCGCGGGTTGACCAGGCACAGCGCGATGGACGTCAGGTCGTGGTCGCCGACGCAGACCAGCGTCGCGCCGTCGAGGTCGTACGTGGCGTCGAGCCACAACGCCCGCCTCAGCGCGGTGACGGGCGTCGCGGGCACGTGGTCGAGCGCCTGAACCGCGGCCGGCGCGGCGGCGATGACCTCCGCGACCCGGCTCGCGACATCGCTGCCGGGCAGCGCGTCGACCGGGCCGGGCAGATCGGGCTGCGGCAGGCGGTCCAGTCCGAACCGGTCGCGGTAGGCCGCCCGCGCGCCGTCGCGCACCGTGAACCGTCCGCCGTGCGTCTCGAGGTCGCCGCCGAGCGCGTCCAGCAGCCGCTCCACCTGACGGCGCGGCACCGCGGCCCGCCGGACGAGGTCGTCGAGCGGCGCTGACCCGGCGACGAGCGCAGCCAGCACCTCACGCAGCGGGCGCGCGCCGACGCCGAGCCCCGACACCAGGTCGGCGACACGGTCGATGGCGTCGGCGTTCAGCGGGTCCAAGCGGAGGGCATGGGATTCGAACCCATGAGGACGGAGAGGGCCCCGCCCTAGAACTTTTCAAGAGTTCCCCGTTCGGCCACTCCGGCAGCCCTCCAGGCAGGTGCAAGTGTGCCACGTCCGGCGTGTGGCAGCATCGGGCCGGTGAGCGAGGCCGAGACACCGTTGCCGGGTGGCCGGGTGGGCGGCGCCGTGCGGGTCGGCGACACCGTGCGGCGGCCCGCCGGAGCGTGGACGCCCGCCGTCCATGCGCTGCTGGACGGGTTGCGCACGGCCGGTCTCGACGGCGTCCCTCCGGTGCGCGGGGTCGACGAGCGGGGGCGCGAGGTGCTCGGGTGGATCCCGGGCCGTTCGGTCGCGCGTGACGAGGTGGTGAGCTCGGCGCTGCTGGCGGACGGTGCCCGCTGGCTGCGCCGCTTCCACGACGCCGTCGCCGGGTACCGGCCGGACGGCGAGGTCGCGTGGCGGCATGGGAGACGGGCGCTCGCTGCCGGAGAGATCGTCTGCCACAACGACCCGGCCGCCTACAACTGGATCGTCGACGGCGACCGCGTCGTCGGCGTGGTCGACTGGGACATGGCCGGCCCGGGCGTCGCGCTGGACGACCTGGCGTTCCTCGCGTGGATGTCGGTGCCGCTGCGTCGCGCCGATGTGCCGGTCGACGTCGCCGCGCGCCGGCTGGCACTGTTGGCCTCCGCCTACGGCGACGTCGCGCCGTCGGCGGTGCTGGCGCACGTGCAGGTGCGGATGGGGATGGCGGTGGACCGCATCGAGGCCGGCCAGCGTCGTGGCGACCCGGGGCTGCTGAACCTCGCGGCGATCGGCGAGCCGGGTCGCACGCGGGCGGCGCTGGTGGACCTGGCGGCGCGGGAGCCCGCGATCGTGGCCGCGCTCCGCGCCGGGTGATCCAGCCCGCCCGGCTGGGAGGGGGCCCACCCTACGGGCGGGCACTGACAACGTCGGCTGATCGCGTGCTCAACGGTGGCTATGGCGCACGTCAGGGGCGGCGGGCCCGTGGTGGCCGGGCCCGGGG
Protein-coding sequences here:
- a CDS encoding phosphotransferase — encoded protein: MSEAETPLPGGRVGGAVRVGDTVRRPAGAWTPAVHALLDGLRTAGLDGVPPVRGVDERGREVLGWIPGRSVARDEVVSSALLADGARWLRRFHDAVAGYRPDGEVAWRHGRRALAAGEIVCHNDPAAYNWIVDGDRVVGVVDWDMAGPGVALDDLAFLAWMSVPLRRADVPVDVAARRLALLASAYGDVAPSAVLAHVQVRMGMAVDRIEAGQRRGDPGLLNLAAIGEPGRTRAALVDLAAREPAIVAALRAG
- a CDS encoding bis-aminopropyl spermidine synthase family protein, giving the protein MDPLNADAIDRVADLVSGLGVGARPLREVLAALVAGSAPLDDLVRRAAVPRRQVERLLDALGGDLETHGGRFTVRDGARAAYRDRFGLDRLPQPDLPGPVDALPGSDVASRVAEVIAAAPAAVQALDHVPATPVTALRRALWLDATYDLDGATLVCVGDHDLTSIALCLVNPRVNVVVADLDEELLAYVDERAAALGLPIRTVWADFRAGLPSVAREVGDLVVTDPPYTPEGVRLFLTRGLESLRDHANGRLVLAYGHGRHQPALGLKVQRELVGLSLVTEAMLPHFNRYDGAQAIGSASDLYVLQPTAATWKALPRATQEAIYTHGPQSLESGRPDTHDVMTALLDAAAGPESLDVGAVVALRRPPGGIALGDVFAGRAAAAIPHARTAAVAVHLVGDPNTWLLRTLLALDVRRLALAVQNTHPAVTSQAGQQELQRLVGAKWRLRFRRSTPDPKHAIVEAVAVDAADLPPADVARRFLLDAAHRRLGSAWRDALVKAGRRTGGEPLTKNEARRIVNASGLPPHVLESSLVELPAHRIAAILAAVTAN